In Arctopsyche grandis isolate Sample6627 chromosome 13, ASM5162203v2, whole genome shotgun sequence, one DNA window encodes the following:
- the Ing5 gene encoding inhibitor of growth protein 5: protein MTSALYLEHYLDSLQHLPVELQRNFKLMRDLDDRAHNIMRKIDLQAADLLPRASHIEPEALRERVNAIQLSFNKAKEYGDDKVQLAIQTYELVDKHIRRLDSDLARFEAEIQDKALGGAPAAEPERRRRRRPEPRKRSASSESEPRRRRRRPPQPPPTPAAPPTDVLDMPVDPNEPTYCLCHQVSYGEMIGCDNPDCPIEWFHFACVGLTTKPKGKWYCPKCSQDRKRK, encoded by the coding sequence ATGACGTCCGCCCTTTACCTGGAGCATTACCTGGACAGCCTGCAGCATCTGCCCGTCGAACTGCAGCGCAACTTCAAGCTGATGCGCGATCTGGACGATCGAGCGCACAACATCATGCGGAAAATCGACCTGCAGGCTGCCGACCTTCTGCCCAGAGCCTCTCACATCGAACCGGAAGCGCTCAGAGAACGAGTCAATGCGATCCAACTTTCGTTCAACAAAGCCAAGGAGTACGGAGACGACAAGGTTCAACTGGCTATACAAACGTACGAACTCGTAGACAAGCACATACGACGTCTGGATTCTGACCTAGCTCGGTTCGAAGCCGAAATCCAAGACAAGGCTTTGGGTGGGGCGCCAGCTGCCGAACCCGAGAGGCGTCGTCGCCGGCGTCCGGAGCCCCGGAAGCGGTCTGCTTCGTCCGAGTCGGAGCCCCGTCGAAGGCGCCGTCGTCCTCCTCAGCCGCCACCGACTCCTGCCGCTCCTCCTACGGACGTTCTCGACATGCCCGTCGACCCGAACGAGCCCACTTATTGTCTTTGTCACCAGGTGTCCTACGGCGAAATGATAGGCTGCGACAATCCCGATTGTCCGATAGAATGGTTCCACTTTGCATGCGTCGGTCTCACGACCAAGCCCAAAGGAAAGTGGTATTGTCCTAAATGCTCGCAGGATCGCAAGAGGAAATAA
- the SCAR gene encoding wiskott-Aldrich syndrome protein family member 3 SCAR, with product MPLPKRAVAPIHVSRSVLPAHLPVPSELEAVTNGTLANTVRQLSSLSRHADDLFGELAREAGGIAGRASHLQARLDRLALKLTHLDSTAEDVTIQDIQLRKPFKSSTQFDQQIFSRDTMPTAMLETYATCERPPPLDKLNQYRDDGRDGLKFYTDPGYFFELWRQEMLQDTERIQHDRGKKVRPRGSAGAGADAGRRKRQVRAPPCTRDKQRQRALTRGEHLMPQAIPPSHPPPEPYTHEPPTYMHQPTGVMMVDGRDSVPARPNSIELNHPYQPHHSTPTNHNSHGEEPMYGTGPLSSESLYSSGGGTPRRSQSRPAGPPPAPPALGTPTRRSTPARDALPPPPPPPAASPPPPAPPPTSASPPAPPPPPPPPPPAEPVSPPPPMANGDVRSPGLIKPQPLKAAPPPPAPLPDPRDDLLKAIRDGIKLRKVEKTNGSRTADSTTGTAVGGAALHDVASILARRVAVEFSESDSASDSEADSDGWADPQPPPA from the exons ATGCCTCTTCCGAAGCGGGCCGTTGCGCCCATCCACGTTTCACGCAGTGTACTGCCAGCTCATTTACCTGTTCCCAGTGAATTAGAAGCTGTAACAAATGGAACATTAGCCAATACTGTCAG gcAACTCTCTTCACTGTCGAGACATGCCGACGATCTCTTCGGTGAGTTGGCTCGGGAGGCAGGTGGAATTGCCGGACGAGCGTCTCACTTACAAGCGAGGCTTGACCGTCTTGCATTGAAACTGACACATTTAGATTCTACTGCTGAAGATG taacaATTCAAGACATTCAATTACGTAAACCTTTCAAAAGTTCTACACAATTCGATCAACAAATATTTTCGAGAGACACCATGCCGACAGCTATGTTGGAAACGTACGCCACTTGCGAACGTCCTCCACCTCTCGATAAATTGAACCAATACCGAGACGATGGTCGCGATGGTTTGAAATTCTATACGGATCCTGGTTACTTCTTCGAACTTTGGCGACAGGAAATGCTTCAAGATACCGAAAGGATACAACACGATAGAgggaaaaaa gtGCGCCCACGAGGAAGCGCAGGAGCTGGTGCAGATGCAGGTCGACGTAAACGACAGGTGCGTGCACCGCCATGCACCCGTGATAAACAACGTCAACGAGCTCTCACACGTGGAGAGCATCTTATGCCACAAGCTATTCCTCCGTCGCATCCTCCGCCAGAACCATATACACATGAACCTCCAACGTATATGCATCAACCGACTG gtGTCATGATGGTTGACGGACGAGATAGTGTGCCTGCAAGACCTAATTCAATAGAATTAAATCATCCTTATCAACCTCATCACTCAACACCGACTAATCATAATTCACATG GCGAAGAACCGATGTACGGTACCGGACCGTTGTCATCTGAAAGTTTGTATAGCAGCGGTGGAGGAACTCCTAGGAGAAGTCAGAGTAGACCAGCTGGTCCCCCTCCAGCTCCACCAGCACTTGGTACACCAACGAGACGCTCTACGCCTGCTAGGGATGCGCTgccaccaccaccaccgccCCCGGCAGCTTCACCGCCTCCTCCAGCACCTCCACCAACATCGGCTTCACCGCCAGCGCCCCCACCGCCACCTCCTCCACCTCCGCCTGCTGAACCAGTGTCGCCTCCACCACCAATGGCTAACGGTGACGTTCGTTCACCAGGTTTAATCAAACCGCAACCTTTGAAAGCTGCCCCACCTCCTCCTGCACCGTTGCCGGATCCCAGAGATGATTTATTGAAAGCTATAAGAGatg GTATTAAGCTTAGGAAAGTTGAAAAAACGAATGGAAGCCGCACAGCTGATTCTACTACTGGAACTGCTGTTGGTGGAGCTGCTTTGCATGATGTCGCAAGTATTCTCGCTCGTCGTGTAGCTGTAGAATTCAGCGAATCCGATAGTGCTTCCGATTCCGAGGCTGATTCAGACGGTTGGGCAGATCCACAACCGCCACCAGCGTGA
- the Rack1 gene encoding receptor of activated protein kinase C 1 yields MSETLLQRGTLFGHNGWVTQIATNPKYPDMILSASRDKTLIVWKLTKNEFSYGVPNKRLYGHSHFISDVVLSSDGNYALSGSWDKTLRLWDLGAGKTTRRFEDHTKDVLSVAFSADNRQIVSGSRDKTIKLWNTLAECKFTIMEDGHSDWVSCVRFSPNHTNPIIVSAGWDRAVKVWNLTNCKLKINHLGHTGYLNTVTVSPDGSLCASGGKDCKAMLWDLNEGKHLHTLDHNDIIQALCFSPNRYWLCAAFGACIKIWDLESKEMVDELRPDVVSLSSKAVPIQCLSLAWSTDGQTLFAGYSDNTIRVWQVSVSAR; encoded by the exons ATGTCTGAAACGCTGCTGCAGCGCGGGACGCTCTTCGGCCACAATGGCTGGGTTACGCAAATCGCCACCAACCCCAAATACCCTGACATGATCTTATCTGCATCCAGAG ATAAGACTTTGATTGTATGGAAACTCACCAAGAATGAGTTCAGCTACGGAGTGCCCAACAAGAGGCTTTACGGCCACTCTCACTTCATCTCCGACGTGGTACTCTCCAGCGATGGCAACTACGCCCTCTCCGGCTCTTGGGACAAGACCCTGCGTCTGTGGGATCTTGGCGCAGGAAAGACCACTCGCCGTTTCGAAGATCACACAAAG GACGTCCTTTCTGTAGCGTTTTCCGCTGATAACAGACAGATCGTCTCCGGATCCCGAGACAAAACAATCAAGCTGTGGAATACGTTGGCCGAATGCAAGTTCACCATCATGGAAGATGGACACAGTGACTGGGTGTCATGTGTTCGTTTCTCACCTAACCACACCAATCCCATCATTGTGTCTGCTGGTTGGGACCGTGCCGTCAAG GTATGGAATCTTACCAACTGCAAGTTGAAAATCAACCACTTGGGACATACCGGATACTTGAACACCGTAACCGTCTCTCCTGATGGTTCGTTGTGCGCATCCGGTGGTAAGGATTGCAAAGCTATGTTGTGGGACTTGAACGAAGGCAAGCACCTTCACACCCTCGACCACAATGACATTATTCAAGCGTTGTGCTTCTCGCCCAACCGTTACTGGCTTTGCGCCGCTTTCGGTGCTTGCATCAAGATTTGG GATTTGGAAAGCAAGGAAATGGTCGATGAATTGAGACCCGACGTAGTATCTCTCTCGTCCAAGGCTGTGCCAATTCAATGCCTTTCTCTGGCGTGGTCCACCGATGGCCAAACACTCTTCGCTGGTTACAGTGATAACACCATTCGAGTGTGGCAAGTGTCAGTGTCtgcacgataa
- the mts gene encoding protein phosphatase 2 catalytic subunit mts, giving the protein MEDKAALKELDHWIDQLNDCKQLTETQVKVLCDKAKEILTRESNVQEVKCPVTVCGDVHGQFHDLMELFRIGGRSPDTNYLFMGDYVDRGYYSVETVTLLVALKVRYRERITILRGNHESRQITQVYGFYDECLRKYANANVWKFFTDLFDYLPLTALVDGQIFCLHGGLSPSIDTLDHIRALDRLQEVPHEGPMCDLLWSDPDDRGGWGISPRGAGYTFGQDISETFNHSNGLTLVSRAHQLVMEGYNWCHDRNVVTIFSAPNYCYRCGNQAAIMELDDALKYSFLQFDPAPRRGEPHVTRRTPDYFL; this is encoded by the exons ATGGAGGACAAAGCCGCTCTCAAGGAGCTCGACCACTGGATAGACCAGCTCAACGACTGCAAACAACTTACAGAGACTCAGGTCAAAGTGCTCTGCGACAAG GCAAAGGAAATATTAACGCGCGAGTCAAATGTGCAAGAGGTGAAATGTCCGGTGACCGTGTGCGGGGATGTGCACGGTCAGTTCCACGATCTGATGGAACTGTTCCGCATCGGTGGACGCTCCCCCGACACCAACTACCTGTTCATGGGTGATTACGTGGACAGGGGCTACTACAGTGTGGAGACCGTCACCCTACTCGTCGCACTCAAA GTGCGGTACCGCGAAAGAATAACGATATTACGCGGTAACCACGAGTCGCGACAGATCACTCAAGTATATGGATTTTATGATGAATGTCTTCGCAAGTATGCCAATGCGAATGTATGGAAATTTTTTACCGACTTGTTTGATTATTTGCCGTTGACGGCGCTCGTCGACGGCCAAATCTTCTGTTTGCACGGAGGCTTGTCACCGTCGATCGACACTTTGGATCACATTCGGGCATTAGATCGTCTGCAAGAAGTCCCACACGAGGGGCCCATGTGCGATCTGCTTTGGTCAGATCCAGACGATAG GGGCGGTTGGGGAATATCTCCTCGGGGAGCAGGTTATACGTTCGGGCAAGACATTTCAGAAACTTTCAATCATAGCAACGGATTAACTTTAGTTTCCCGTGCCCATCAACTTGTCATGGAAGGGTACAATTGGTGTCACGATCGCAATGTAGTCACTATATTTAGTGCACCCAACTACTGTTATCGTTGTGGTAATCAAGCTGCGATTATGGAGTTAGACGACGCTTTAAAATACTCATT CCTCCAGTTTGATCCGGCACCAAGGCGTGGTGAGCCACACGTAACAAGAAGAACGCCAGATTACTTCCTTTAA